The following are from one region of the Cyanobium gracile PCC 6307 genome:
- a CDS encoding NYN domain-containing protein — translation MSLERSNQMQPKESKIALLIDADNAPAAKIAAIVSEIAKYGIAIIRKAYGNWKSPTLKSWEECLQEYAICPVQQFDLTKGKNATDAAMIIDAMDLLYTQKLDAFAIVSSDSDFTPLVMRILTSGLKVYGFGEKKTPLPFVYACSTFLYLETIGQSMVSTEPSIPSAGIKKTGKELKQDTKLIDLLRGAVSSTSDDDGWSHLGPVGGHIANQTSFDPRNYGYAKLSGLFEAIDLFETQRRNKAVYVRSMQGNNNSAK, via the coding sequence ATGAGCCTCGAGCGCAGTAATCAGATGCAACCGAAGGAATCCAAGATCGCGCTGCTGATTGATGCTGACAACGCTCCAGCTGCCAAGATCGCAGCGATTGTTTCCGAAATCGCAAAATATGGAATTGCCATTATTCGCAAGGCTTATGGGAACTGGAAGAGCCCAACCTTGAAATCCTGGGAAGAGTGCTTGCAGGAGTACGCGATTTGCCCAGTCCAACAGTTTGACCTCACCAAGGGCAAGAACGCCACCGATGCAGCGATGATCATCGATGCTATGGACTTGCTGTATACCCAGAAGCTGGATGCTTTCGCAATTGTTTCGAGCGACAGCGACTTTACGCCTCTAGTGATGAGAATCTTGACCAGCGGCTTGAAAGTCTATGGCTTTGGCGAGAAGAAGACCCCGTTGCCTTTTGTTTACGCCTGCTCGACCTTTTTGTACTTGGAGACGATCGGCCAGTCGATGGTTTCAACTGAGCCTTCCATCCCATCGGCGGGCATCAAAAAGACTGGGAAGGAGTTGAAGCAAGATACCAAGCTGATTGACTTGTTGAGGGGCGCGGTGTCCAGTACCTCAGATGATGATGGATGGTCGCATCTTGGTCCAGTTGGGGGACACATCGCGAATCAGACGTCATTCGACCCACGCAACTATGGCTATGCCAAGCTCAGTGGCTTGTTCGAGGCGATTGACTTGTTCGAGACGCAGCGGAGAAACAAGGCCGTCTATGTGCGAAGTATGCAGGGGAACAACAACTCCGCGAAGTGA
- a CDS encoding rhodanese-like domain-containing protein, producing MAPSPSFPLAAAAGAAPLLLRQLFDAETGTFTYLLADVASRQGVLIDSVYEQHPRDLSLIRELGIDLVASLDTHVHADHVTGSWRLHRATGCAIALAAVAGAENVTLPLRHGDRVRFGGRHLEVRATPGHTDGCLSVVLDDHSLAFTGDALLVRGCGRCDFQQGDASTLYHSITGQILTLPDHCLLYPAHDYSGRAVSSVAEEKAYNARLGGDADERDFVGYMENLHLPHPNRIAVALPANLRSGRPADGGVEEADDWAPIERSYAGLPELTADWVAGHREALTLVDVRSEAEVQGPDGRISGSLLIPLPELQSRADEIPTDRPTVVLCHSGSRSALATQQLQKQGLTQVANMRGGLRAWKAQGLPLEHPA from the coding sequence ATGGCCCCCTCTCCTTCCTTCCCCCTGGCGGCTGCCGCCGGCGCTGCGCCGCTGCTGCTGCGGCAGCTGTTCGACGCCGAGACGGGCACCTTCACCTACCTGCTGGCGGATGTGGCCTCCCGGCAGGGGGTGCTGATCGATTCGGTGTACGAGCAACACCCCCGCGATCTTTCGCTGATCCGGGAACTGGGGATCGATCTGGTCGCCAGTCTCGATACCCATGTGCACGCTGACCACGTGACCGGCAGCTGGCGATTGCACCGGGCCACCGGCTGCGCCATCGCCCTGGCCGCCGTCGCCGGGGCTGAGAACGTGACCCTGCCCCTGCGCCACGGTGATCGGGTGCGCTTCGGCGGCCGCCATCTGGAGGTGCGTGCCACCCCCGGCCACACCGACGGTTGCCTCAGCGTCGTGCTTGATGACCACAGCCTGGCCTTCACCGGCGATGCCCTGCTGGTGCGGGGCTGCGGCCGCTGCGACTTTCAGCAGGGGGATGCGTCCACCCTGTACCACTCGATCACCGGGCAGATCCTCACGCTGCCCGACCACTGCCTGCTCTACCCGGCCCACGACTACAGCGGCCGGGCGGTGAGTTCGGTGGCCGAGGAGAAGGCCTACAACGCCCGGCTCGGCGGCGATGCCGACGAGCGCGATTTCGTGGGCTACATGGAGAACCTGCATCTCCCCCACCCCAACCGCATCGCCGTGGCCCTGCCGGCCAACCTGCGCTCCGGCCGGCCCGCCGACGGTGGCGTGGAGGAAGCGGACGACTGGGCACCGATCGAGCGCAGCTATGCCGGCCTGCCGGAACTGACGGCCGACTGGGTGGCCGGCCACCGCGAGGCCCTGACGCTGGTGGACGTCCGTTCCGAAGCGGAAGTGCAGGGCCCGGACGGTCGCATCTCGGGCAGCCTGTTGATTCCCCTGCCTGAGTTGCAGAGCCGAGCCGACGAGATCCCCACGGATCGGCCCACGGTGGTGCTTTGCCACTCCGGCAGTCGCTCGGCTCTGGCCACCCAACAGCTGCAGAAGCAGGGGCTGACCCAAGTGGCCAACATGCGCGGCGGGTTGAGGGCCTGGAAGGCGCAGGGGCTGCCGCTGGAGCATCCCGCGTGA
- a CDS encoding DUF6691 family protein — MKRLFAILLGGGLFGYGLAWSGMARPEVVLSFLQLRDLGLLLVMAAALAVTTVGFRLAPRLRQTTLLGLPFSHEVKPMLAGTVPGAVIFGVGWGLCGLCPGAAVASLGIGNGPVLIGLAGMFVGAYLQGVLAEGGSKLQGGPQQGPG; from the coding sequence ATGAAGCGCCTGTTCGCGATCCTCCTGGGTGGTGGCCTGTTCGGCTATGGGCTGGCCTGGAGCGGCATGGCCCGGCCGGAGGTGGTGCTGAGCTTCCTGCAGCTGCGCGACCTCGGCCTGCTGCTGGTGATGGCGGCGGCCCTGGCGGTCACGACGGTCGGCTTCCGGCTGGCCCCGCGGCTGCGGCAGACCACGCTGCTGGGGCTGCCCTTTTCCCATGAAGTGAAGCCGATGCTGGCCGGCACCGTGCCGGGGGCGGTGATCTTCGGTGTGGGCTGGGGCCTGTGCGGCCTGTGCCCGGGGGCGGCGGTGGCTAGCCTCGGCATCGGCAACGGGCCGGTGCTGATCGGCCTGGCCGGCATGTTCGTGGGCGCCTATCTGCAGGGCGTCCTGGCGGAAGGCGGCTCCAAGCTGCAAGGTGGGCCGCAGCAGGGTCCCGGCTGA
- a CDS encoding YeeE/YedE family protein: MGFPFPNGVTSYLCGGLFLGLGLMVMYLTLGVKAGASSFLSSTLTYVTPLKAERGSRDWRLLFALAMVLGAWLYAATHQAFFFTAVGWWRLALGGLLVGFGTRLSSGCTSGHGICGVASFSRASLLAVAVFMAVAIVTARVVMLLGVTP, translated from the coding sequence ATGGGCTTCCCCTTCCCCAATGGCGTCACGTCCTATCTGTGCGGGGGGCTGTTCCTCGGACTGGGACTGATGGTCATGTACCTCACCCTCGGCGTCAAAGCCGGGGCGAGTTCCTTCCTGAGCTCCACGCTCACCTACGTCACGCCGCTCAAGGCTGAGCGCGGCTCGCGCGACTGGCGGCTGCTGTTCGCCCTGGCCATGGTGCTCGGCGCCTGGCTGTACGCCGCCACCCACCAGGCGTTCTTCTTCACGGCGGTGGGCTGGTGGCGGCTGGCGCTGGGGGGGCTGCTGGTGGGCTTCGGCACCCGGCTCTCCTCGGGCTGCACCTCCGGCCACGGCATCTGCGGCGTCGCCTCGTTCTCGAGGGCCTCGCTGCTGGCGGTCGCCGTGTTCATGGCGGTGGCCATCGTCACCGCCCGGGTCGTGATGCTGCTGGGGGTGACCCCATGA
- the thiC gene encoding phosphomethylpyrimidine synthase ThiC encodes MRSAWIQKRRGQANVTQLHYARQGVVTEEMAYVAKRENLPESLVMEEVARGRMIIPANIEHPGLEPMAIGIASRCKVNANIGASPNASDLNEEVEKLKLAVKYGADTVMDLSTGGVNLDEVRTAIINASTVPIGTVPVYQALESVHGSIEKLDADDFLHIIEKHCQQGVDYQTIHAGLLIEHLPLVKGRLTGIVSRGGGILAQWMLYHHKQNPLFTRFDDICEIFKRYDCSFSLGDSLRPGCQHDASDAAQLAELKTLGELTRRAWKHDVQVMVEGPGHVPMDQIEFNVKKQMEECSEAPFYVLGPLVTDIAPGYDHITSAIGAALAGWHGTAMLCYVTPKEHLGLPNAEDVREGLIAYKIAAHAADIARHRPGARDRDDELSRARYAFDWNKQFDLSLDPERAREYHDETLPADIYKQAEFCSMCGPKHCPMQTKITDEDIEGLEQVLAEQKKAQGEPLGV; translated from the coding sequence ATGCGCAGCGCCTGGATCCAGAAGCGTCGTGGTCAAGCCAACGTCACCCAGCTGCACTACGCCCGCCAGGGCGTTGTCACCGAGGAGATGGCCTATGTGGCGAAGCGGGAAAACCTGCCCGAGTCGCTGGTGATGGAAGAGGTGGCCCGGGGCCGCATGATCATCCCGGCCAACATCGAGCACCCCGGCTTGGAGCCGATGGCGATCGGCATTGCGTCCAGGTGCAAGGTGAACGCCAACATCGGCGCCTCCCCCAATGCCTCCGACCTCAACGAGGAGGTGGAGAAGCTGAAGCTGGCGGTGAAGTACGGCGCCGACACGGTGATGGACCTCTCCACCGGAGGGGTGAACCTCGATGAGGTGCGCACGGCGATCATCAACGCCTCCACAGTCCCCATCGGCACCGTGCCCGTGTATCAGGCGCTGGAGAGCGTGCACGGCTCGATCGAGAAGCTCGATGCCGACGATTTCCTGCACATCATCGAGAAGCACTGCCAGCAGGGGGTCGACTACCAGACGATCCATGCGGGCCTGCTGATCGAGCACCTGCCGCTGGTCAAGGGCCGCCTCACTGGGATCGTGAGCCGCGGCGGCGGCATCCTGGCCCAGTGGATGCTTTACCACCACAAGCAAAACCCGCTGTTCACCCGCTTCGACGACATCTGCGAGATCTTCAAGCGCTACGACTGCAGCTTCTCTCTGGGGGATTCGCTGCGGCCGGGTTGCCAGCACGATGCCTCCGATGCGGCCCAGCTGGCGGAACTGAAGACGCTGGGTGAGCTGACCCGCCGCGCCTGGAAGCACGACGTGCAGGTGATGGTGGAGGGTCCGGGCCATGTGCCGATGGATCAGATCGAGTTCAACGTCAAGAAGCAGATGGAGGAGTGCAGCGAGGCGCCCTTCTACGTGCTCGGCCCCCTCGTCACCGATATCGCCCCCGGCTACGACCACATCACCAGCGCCATCGGCGCCGCCCTGGCCGGCTGGCACGGCACGGCGATGCTCTGCTATGTGACGCCGAAGGAACACCTGGGCCTGCCCAATGCGGAGGATGTGCGCGAGGGCCTGATCGCCTACAAGATCGCCGCCCACGCCGCCGACATCGCCCGCCACCGCCCCGGCGCCCGCGACCGCGACGATGAACTGAGCCGGGCCCGCTATGCCTTCGACTGGAACAAGCAGTTCGATCTTTCCCTCGATCCCGAACGGGCCCGCGAGTACCACGACGAAACCCTGCCGGCCGACATCTACAAGCAGGCGGAGTTCTGCTCGATGTGCGGCCCCAAGCACTGCCCGATGCAGACGAAGATCACCGACGAAGACATCGAGGGTCTCGAGCAGGTGCTGGCCGAGCAGAAGAAGGCCCAGGGGGAACCGCTCGGGGTCTGA
- a CDS encoding HEAT repeat domain-containing protein: protein MSESTPDLEAARQAIASGDPSRAMPALAGLRGVEPEAAIPLLLLGLEQTTFVIRSLACAGLGVKRSEAGWAALERSVRQDEDANVRAEAANALASYGVERAWPLLRDAFVADDQWLVRCSILSALAEQEAMPAAWLLELAGEAVADGDGTVRAGGAEILGRLVRDGRGPEAAQAREALAALQSDGDHRVTAIALDGLQG from the coding sequence GTGAGTGAATCCACCCCCGATCTGGAAGCGGCGCGGCAGGCGATCGCCTCGGGCGATCCGAGCCGGGCCATGCCCGCCCTGGCGGGGCTGCGTGGTGTGGAGCCGGAGGCGGCGATCCCGCTGCTGCTGCTGGGGCTGGAGCAGACCACCTTCGTGATCCGCTCCCTGGCCTGCGCCGGCCTGGGCGTGAAGCGCAGCGAGGCGGGCTGGGCGGCCCTGGAGAGGTCCGTGCGCCAGGACGAGGACGCCAACGTGCGCGCCGAGGCGGCCAATGCCCTGGCCAGCTACGGGGTGGAGCGGGCCTGGCCCCTGCTGCGGGATGCGTTCGTGGCCGACGACCAGTGGCTGGTGCGCTGCAGCATCCTCTCGGCCCTGGCGGAGCAGGAGGCGATGCCGGCGGCCTGGCTCCTGGAGCTGGCCGGGGAGGCGGTGGCCGATGGCGACGGCACGGTGCGGGCCGGCGGGGCCGAGATCCTGGGCCGGCTGGTGCGTGATGGGCGGGGGCCCGAGGCGGCCCAGGCCCGCGAAGCCCTGGCGGCGCTGCAGAGCGACGGCGACCACAGGGTCACGGCCATTGCTTTGGACGGCCTGCAGGGCTGA
- a CDS encoding DUF3188 domain-containing protein: protein MSGRRPSRFRAALLALSSPLLILLALLVLFTRQGTDRLPAVPALVIGSGLLTTSWIRRRRRRAELLRALRQAPPAGGELRQGEGSPP, encoded by the coding sequence TTGAGCGGCCGTCGGCCCTCGCGCTTCCGGGCGGCGCTGCTGGCGCTCTCCTCGCCGCTGCTGATCCTGCTGGCCCTGCTGGTGCTGTTCACCCGCCAGGGGACCGACCGGCTGCCGGCCGTGCCCGCCCTGGTGATCGGCTCCGGCCTGCTCACCACCAGCTGGATCCGACGGCGGCGGCGGCGGGCTGAGCTGCTGCGGGCCCTGCGCCAGGCCCCCCCGGCCGGCGGCGAGCTGCGCCAAGGTGAAGGATCCCCGCCCTGA
- a CDS encoding amidohydrolase, which yields MTPLSFPPFSPGGPVEGGDGAWAALGLEAILQALLPELIQIRRHIHRHPELSGHEQQTAALVAGELRRWGWEVREGVGRTGVVAELGPLGAPLVALRADMDALPIEERTELPYASSRQGLMHACGHDIHTTVGLGVARLLAGVADRLTARVRLLFQPAEETAEGAAWMRADGAMDGVQALFGVHVFPSLEVGTVGVRSGSLTAAAGELEVEVLGEGGHGARPHQSTDAIWIAARVVSGLQEAISRRLDPLHPVVVSFGLIEGGKAFNVIADHVRLLGTVRCLDLEVHAQLPGWIEDTVHALCQGHGGEARVHYRCISPPVHNDPELTQLVADSAVALLGRSRVQWLEQPSLGAEDFAQLLEGTRGTMFRLGVAGPGGCTPLHSNSFDPDEGCLEVGIKVLTLSLLRWMELPV from the coding sequence ATGACCCCGTTGTCCTTTCCCCCCTTCTCACCCGGCGGGCCCGTCGAGGGGGGGGATGGGGCCTGGGCCGCCCTGGGGCTGGAGGCGATCCTGCAGGCGCTGCTGCCGGAGCTGATCCAGATCCGCCGCCACATCCACCGCCACCCCGAGCTGAGCGGCCACGAACAGCAGACCGCCGCCCTGGTGGCCGGTGAGCTGCGGCGCTGGGGCTGGGAGGTGCGTGAGGGGGTGGGCCGCACCGGGGTGGTGGCCGAGCTGGGGCCGCTGGGGGCGCCGCTGGTGGCCCTGAGGGCCGACATGGACGCCCTGCCGATCGAGGAGCGCACCGAGCTGCCCTACGCCTCCAGCCGCCAGGGCCTGATGCATGCCTGCGGCCACGACATCCACACCACCGTGGGGCTGGGGGTGGCCCGGCTTCTGGCCGGCGTGGCCGACCGGCTCACGGCCCGGGTGCGGCTGCTGTTCCAGCCGGCGGAGGAGACGGCGGAAGGGGCGGCCTGGATGCGGGCCGACGGGGCGATGGACGGGGTGCAGGCCCTGTTCGGGGTGCACGTGTTCCCCAGCCTGGAGGTGGGCACGGTGGGGGTGCGCAGCGGCAGCCTCACGGCCGCGGCGGGGGAGCTGGAGGTGGAGGTGCTGGGGGAAGGGGGCCACGGCGCCCGCCCGCACCAGAGCACCGATGCGATCTGGATCGCCGCCCGGGTGGTGAGCGGGCTGCAGGAGGCGATCAGCCGGCGGCTGGATCCGCTGCATCCGGTGGTGGTGAGCTTCGGGCTGATCGAGGGGGGCAAGGCCTTCAATGTCATCGCCGACCACGTGCGGCTGCTGGGCACGGTGCGCTGCCTGGATCTGGAGGTGCACGCCCAGCTGCCGGGCTGGATCGAGGACACGGTGCATGCCCTCTGCCAGGGCCACGGTGGCGAGGCCCGCGTGCATTACCGCTGCATCTCGCCGCCGGTGCACAACGACCCGGAGCTCACCCAGCTGGTGGCCGATTCGGCCGTGGCGCTGCTGGGCCGCTCCCGGGTGCAGTGGCTCGAGCAGCCGTCGCTGGGGGCCGAGGACTTCGCCCAGCTGCTGGAGGGCACCCGCGGCACCATGTTCCGCTTGGGGGTGGCCGGGCCGGGCGGCTGCACGCCCCTGCATAGCAACAGCTTCGATCCGGACGAGGGCTGCCTGGAGGTGGGCATCAAGGTGCTCACACTCAGCCTGTTGCGTTGGATGGAGCTGCCGGTTTGA
- a CDS encoding tetratricopeptide repeat protein: MLALILLLVGLLAWPQALRADAGPAAGSAAGAVSLPALFEQALAASRDGRFGEALPLWDRVVDLAPEDASAWSNRGNVQLALGDARAAIADQDKAIELEPASADPHLNRGTAEEALGLWSAAAADYQWILERNPEDASALYNLGNVEGSRGDWPAARACFEAAAAARPGFAMARSSAALAAFQLGDTTVAEKQMRDLIRRYPLFADARAGLTALLWRRGARGEAESHWAAASGLDPRYRQEEWLLQIRRWPPVPVQALAQFLALAS; this comes from the coding sequence TTGCTGGCCCTGATCCTGCTGCTGGTGGGGCTGCTGGCCTGGCCGCAGGCGTTGCGGGCCGATGCCGGCCCAGCGGCCGGCTCAGCGGCGGGGGCGGTGTCGCTACCGGCCCTGTTCGAGCAGGCCCTGGCCGCCAGTCGCGATGGGCGATTCGGCGAGGCCCTGCCCCTATGGGACCGGGTGGTGGATCTGGCGCCAGAGGACGCCTCGGCCTGGAGCAACCGCGGCAACGTGCAGCTGGCCCTGGGGGATGCCCGGGCGGCGATCGCCGACCAGGACAAGGCCATAGAGCTGGAGCCCGCCAGCGCCGACCCCCACCTCAACCGCGGCACCGCAGAGGAGGCCCTGGGCCTGTGGAGCGCCGCCGCTGCGGATTACCAATGGATCCTGGAGCGCAATCCGGAGGATGCCTCCGCCCTCTACAACCTGGGCAACGTGGAGGGCTCCCGGGGCGACTGGCCGGCGGCCCGCGCCTGCTTCGAGGCAGCCGCCGCCGCCCGGCCGGGCTTCGCCATGGCCCGCTCCAGCGCCGCCCTGGCCGCCTTCCAGCTTGGGGACACCACGGTGGCGGAGAAGCAGATGCGCGACCTGATCCGCCGCTATCCCCTGTTCGCCGATGCCCGCGCCGGCCTGACGGCGCTGCTGTGGCGGCGGGGGGCCCGGGGCGAGGCGGAAAGCCACTGGGCCGCGGCTTCCGGGCTTGATCCCCGCTACCGGCAGGAAGAATGGCTGCTGCAGATACGGCGCTGGCCGCCCGTGCCCGTGCAGGCTCTGGCCCAGTTCCTGGCCCTGGCCTCCTGA